A single window of [Clostridium] hylemonae DSM 15053 DNA harbors:
- a CDS encoding DUF4255 domain-containing protein codes for MTYTAIAKVSETIMNNLKEQLVPELVRFPGQIALCAPNERENASLGIFLYDIQESEYLRPQTMMNVSERQQKYPPIYITLFYMITAYSEGDVRFRSVQEERILGRVIQYFHDCPFVLPQESQTRIELQRISTEDKLKLWSFPDEPYRLSLYYKVSPVPIESAVTKDVVRVRERKVNMERMERQDNNGR; via the coding sequence ATGACATACACAGCAATCGCAAAAGTCAGCGAGACTATAATGAATAACTTAAAGGAGCAGCTCGTCCCGGAGCTCGTCCGCTTCCCAGGGCAGATCGCGCTGTGCGCCCCGAACGAGAGGGAAAATGCCAGCCTCGGCATTTTTCTCTACGATATACAGGAGAGCGAATACCTCCGCCCGCAGACGATGATGAACGTCTCTGAAAGGCAGCAGAAATATCCGCCTATATACATCACGCTATTTTATATGATCACGGCGTATTCAGAAGGAGATGTCCGGTTCCGGTCCGTACAGGAAGAACGGATCCTCGGCAGAGTGATACAATATTTTCACGACTGTCCGTTCGTGCTTCCGCAGGAGAGCCAGACACGGATCGAGCTTCAGCGGATTTCCACGGAAGATAAGCTCAAGCTCTGGTCTTTTCCGGACGAGCCGTACAGGCTTTCGCTATATTACAAAGTGTCTCCCGTCCCGATCGAGTCCGCGGTGACAAAAGATGTGGTCAGGGTCAGGGAGCGCAAGGTAAACATGGAACGGATGGAGCGGCAGGATAACAACGGGAGATAG
- a CDS encoding ATP-binding protein, translating to MEDTRYVIEEKLKYILWTAETKESARPDEPAVYQEQEDQIFRLEELRTAGSPRIVTVRGKQGCGRRTLIRKVASRRRTQLVFADIEALYQCCLENGSAVFDVLSGLIGGMKAMFCLIAGREESDEERWSELLYGLVREGISCYVLTDRDIALPREGRYEQAEIRLLPPDISQRVMLWNYFLGRSRVSGEVNAAFLAGRYTLNAGAVERVVQSAGLYRDAEGRALTAEKDIIKAVEMYQNDNFSEFAVRVPSAFTWEDLIVSEETQMRLAELCGQVKYRSLVGSQWGFYDGKPYGRGVSALFFGPSGTGKTMAAQIVAGELGLALYRVDMSQMMSKYIGETQKNISSLFDRAKEMNIVLLFDEADAFFTKRTGVKDSHDRHSNGEVAHLLQRMEEYEGISILTTNLKDNMDEAFRRRIKMMIEFQLPDEAARRKLWEKALPPKAPVEADVDLDFYARQFELSGSEIKETMLNAAFLAAPEGGKIADRHVKAAVKQCYLKYGKLMLPEELEGKL from the coding sequence ATGGAAGATACAAGGTATGTGATCGAAGAAAAGCTGAAATATATACTCTGGACAGCAGAGACAAAGGAAAGCGCGCGTCCGGATGAGCCGGCCGTCTATCAGGAACAGGAAGACCAGATCTTCCGCCTGGAAGAACTGCGCACGGCCGGATCGCCAAGAATCGTGACAGTCCGGGGAAAGCAGGGCTGCGGCCGCAGGACACTCATTAGAAAGGTGGCGTCGCGCAGAAGGACGCAGCTTGTTTTTGCAGATATAGAGGCGTTATATCAGTGCTGTCTGGAGAACGGGAGTGCTGTATTTGATGTTCTCTCCGGTTTGATCGGGGGGATGAAAGCTATGTTCTGTCTCATCGCCGGCAGAGAGGAAAGTGATGAGGAACGGTGGAGTGAGCTTCTGTACGGTCTCGTCAGAGAAGGAATATCATGTTATGTACTGACGGACCGGGATATTGCATTGCCCCGGGAGGGGCGCTATGAGCAGGCTGAAATAAGGCTTCTGCCACCGGACATCTCCCAGAGAGTGATGCTGTGGAATTATTTTCTCGGCAGATCCAGGGTGTCCGGGGAGGTAAATGCGGCGTTTCTGGCCGGAAGATATACATTGAACGCAGGCGCCGTCGAACGGGTCGTACAGTCGGCAGGGCTATACCGGGACGCAGAAGGACGGGCGCTCACCGCGGAAAAGGACATCATAAAAGCGGTGGAAATGTACCAGAATGACAATTTCAGTGAGTTTGCCGTCCGGGTTCCGTCGGCGTTTACGTGGGAAGACCTTATTGTATCTGAGGAAACGCAGATGCGTCTTGCAGAGCTGTGCGGGCAGGTTAAATACAGAAGTCTCGTAGGCAGCCAGTGGGGATTTTACGATGGAAAACCGTATGGCAGAGGCGTCAGCGCCCTGTTTTTCGGACCATCGGGCACGGGTAAGACGATGGCAGCGCAGATCGTCGCCGGAGAACTCGGACTTGCGCTGTACCGGGTGGATATGTCACAGATGATGAGCAAATATATCGGAGAGACGCAGAAAAATATAAGCAGTCTGTTTGACCGGGCAAAGGAAATGAATATTGTGCTGCTCTTTGACGAGGCGGACGCTTTTTTTACAAAGCGGACCGGTGTGAAAGACTCCCATGACAGACATTCCAACGGGGAAGTGGCCCATCTGCTTCAGCGGATGGAAGAGTACGAAGGCATCTCCATACTGACGACAAATTTAAAGGACAATATGGACGAGGCCTTCAGACGGAGGATCAAGATGATGATAGAGTTCCAGCTGCCCGATGAAGCCGCGCGACGCAAATTGTGGGAGAAGGCGCTGCCGCCGAAGGCTCCTGTGGAGGCGGATGTGGACCTGGACTTCTATGCCAGGCAGTTCGAGCTCTCGGGAAGCGAGATCAAGGAGACGATGCTTAATGCCGCGTTTCTGGCCGCGCCGGAAGGCGGCAAGATAGCGGACCGGCATGTGAAGGCAGCGGTAAAGCAATGCTACCTCAAGTATGGGAAACTGATGCTTCCGGAGGAATTGGAAGGAAAGCTGTAG
- a CDS encoding DUF4280 domain-containing protein, with product MAQATVDGAVLTCSFGTVPCTLRVTSQQSCLACGRPAATIQDMAGKTNISGFGMCTSLANPQVAAATAAALGVLTPQPCNCMTAAPWINPGKAPLVKKVPGLRSDAKLMCLNGMGVISITAPGQFKVNV from the coding sequence ATGGCGCAGGCTACTGTTGACGGCGCGGTGCTCACGTGCAGTTTCGGCACCGTGCCGTGCACGCTTCGTGTGACTTCGCAGCAGTCCTGTCTTGCGTGCGGCAGACCGGCGGCAACGATACAGGACATGGCGGGCAAAACGAATATATCCGGGTTTGGCATGTGTACCTCACTTGCAAATCCCCAGGTGGCGGCAGCCACAGCGGCCGCTCTCGGCGTTCTGACGCCGCAGCCGTGCAACTGTATGACAGCGGCGCCGTGGATAAATCCGGGAAAAGCACCGCTCGTAAAGAAGGTTCCGGGCCTTCGCAGTGACGCAAAGCTCATGTGCTTGAACGGGATGGGAGTGATCTCGATTACAGCGCCCGGGCAGTTTAAGGTGAATGTGTAG
- a CDS encoding DUF4157 domain-containing protein — MYEYEEKRKTPVNRTGIPDHVKAKFENRSGYSFDDVKVHYNSERPAQFQALAYTQGQNVYIGPGQERHLGHELGHVVQQMEGRVRPTMQVNGEAVNDDPGLEREADGW, encoded by the coding sequence ATGTACGAGTACGAAGAAAAAAGAAAAACGCCTGTCAACAGAACCGGGATCCCGGACCACGTGAAAGCAAAGTTTGAGAACCGTTCCGGGTATTCCTTTGACGACGTTAAAGTACATTACAATTCCGAGCGGCCTGCACAGTTTCAGGCGCTCGCGTATACGCAGGGACAGAATGTGTACATAGGACCCGGACAGGAGCGGCATCTCGGGCATGAGCTGGGACATGTCGTGCAGCAGATGGAAGGCAGAGTCAGGCCTACGATGCAGGTGAACGGGGAGGCGGTGAACGATGACCCGGGACTTGAGCGGGAGGCGGACGGCTGGTAG
- a CDS encoding NUDIX hydrolase, whose amino-acid sequence MKEVYNNGFYQVFDEKGRIRIESVNGGTVVVPVTAEGKYIVLKIYRPNLQKIMLEFPRGFLEPGEEPEAGARRELMEEIAGTGDEFISLGTATLDSGISGTANHFFLCRNASCDVTRLQEEEGIKELLFLGEEEMKAYIRGGEIMDSFTIVGFAKALVFTEDQLQY is encoded by the coding sequence ATGAAAGAAGTGTATAATAACGGATTCTATCAGGTGTTTGACGAGAAGGGTAGGATCAGAATAGAATCCGTAAACGGCGGTACGGTCGTCGTGCCTGTCACCGCCGAAGGCAAATATATCGTTCTGAAAATATACCGTCCCAATCTGCAGAAAATAATGCTGGAATTTCCGCGGGGATTTTTAGAGCCGGGCGAGGAGCCGGAGGCGGGTGCCAGGAGGGAGCTTATGGAAGAGATCGCCGGAACAGGGGATGAGTTCATTTCACTTGGCACAGCGACTTTGGACAGCGGTATCTCAGGTACGGCCAATCATTTTTTTCTCTGCAGGAATGCGTCGTGTGATGTTACAAGGCTGCAGGAGGAAGAGGGGATAAAGGAACTGCTTTTTCTGGGGGAGGAGGAGATGAAAGCCTATATCCGCGGAGGGGAGATCATGGATTCTTTTACTATCGTCGGTTTTGCAAAAGCGCTGGTCTTTACGGAGGATCAGTTACAATATTAA
- a CDS encoding zinc ribbon domain-containing protein gives MALIKCPECGREVSDMSGRCPGCGYPIQEEGTKESSGTEQKTNGSDEKKGKRGSKTKKIIAALIGASVVIAIIAGIGISSKNAKIREQQKAEQKEIITYNEYVDKLNSLYSQAFNGASNAEAICVLTGKVWTNSIYGKSDEETDKYTAGAIDFNAAIQNIYNDEEIKKKLDNVRDIQEKCSNYIQALQSCPDELGKCYDAAVQLNTAYTAFAELALSPSGNLTSYRDSESKKAEELLNAYNTLGAMIPAKKEVPLYDDKGDKIKDEFAFEIYLNQKPDKLPDTVDDTMAKIGLNSYKDSAVVCGEEGTINYTILSGTVCNICWTVETPGDTTPDKLLEKLRERYGKENTKKDNTYLWNNDKNKDSVTLKVESDKVSISWLNIKDQL, from the coding sequence ATGGCATTGATCAAGTGTCCGGAATGCGGAAGAGAAGTCAGTGATATGTCCGGTAGGTGTCCGGGCTGCGGTTATCCGATCCAGGAGGAAGGGACAAAAGAGAGTAGTGGTACAGAACAAAAGACCAATGGCAGCGATGAGAAAAAAGGTAAACGTGGTAGTAAAACAAAGAAGATAATAGCGGCCCTTATAGGAGCTTCGGTTGTTATAGCAATTATCGCGGGTATTGGTATTTCGAGTAAAAATGCTAAAATACGCGAACAACAAAAGGCAGAACAGAAAGAGATAATAACTTATAATGAATACGTTGATAAGCTTAATTCGCTTTATTCACAAGCTTTTAACGGTGCTTCAAACGCAGAAGCAATATGCGTATTAACTGGTAAAGTTTGGACAAATTCTATCTATGGTAAAAGTGATGAGGAAACGGATAAGTATACAGCAGGGGCCATTGACTTTAATGCTGCGATCCAGAATATATATAATGATGAGGAGATCAAGAAAAAATTAGACAATGTACGTGATATTCAGGAAAAATGCAGTAATTATATCCAGGCTCTTCAATCCTGTCCGGATGAACTGGGCAAGTGCTATGACGCGGCAGTACAGTTAAATACTGCATATACTGCATTTGCAGAGCTGGCTTTATCTCCAAGTGGAAATCTTACATCTTACAGAGATTCTGAGAGTAAAAAGGCAGAGGAATTGTTAAACGCATACAATACATTAGGCGCGATGATTCCGGCTAAAAAAGAGGTGCCTTTATATGATGATAAAGGGGATAAAATAAAAGATGAATTTGCGTTTGAAATATACTTGAATCAAAAGCCTGACAAATTGCCGGACACGGTTGATGATACGATGGCGAAGATTGGTTTGAATTCTTATAAAGACAGTGCCGTAGTGTGCGGGGAGGAAGGAACCATCAACTATACGATATTATCCGGCACGGTCTGTAATATCTGCTGGACTGTCGAAACACCTGGGGATACAACACCGGACAAGCTGTTAGAAAAACTAAGAGAAAGATATGGTAAGGAAAATACTAAAAAAGATAACACATACTTATGGAACAATGATAAAAATAAAGACAGCGTTACTTTAAAGGTCGAGAGTGATAAAGTAAGCATATCCTGGCTCAATATAAAAGACCAATTGTAA
- a CDS encoding zinc ribbon domain-containing protein → MWCTNCGYKLEENAEVCSVCGTKVRKPGEIPEGAIMQEQQAAPVQEESQVPEESQEQGESQEQGREYSEEMERRQQGGGEKNAKDWRGILKRRWAEIALALAVLMIIAYIGRDKELEGRIAEYEEEIQELLEENEGLEDRVSELSDEVYELENGAGVQLVEIRNAFDDQKWRDVIELAEDLHDNYNGSEEDKEAQELAKQSQAKIDEAEAAEEAKKAQGYETGITYDQLSRTPDDFKRELVKYSGKVVQVMEGDYAISIRLAINDNSETIIYGYYQSEIVSKRILEGDHITVYGRFQGIETYESITGKPISLPKISIDKIDQ, encoded by the coding sequence ATGTGGTGTACAAATTGCGGATATAAATTAGAAGAAAACGCAGAGGTGTGCAGTGTTTGCGGTACAAAGGTACGGAAACCGGGAGAAATTCCGGAAGGGGCAATTATGCAGGAGCAGCAAGCAGCGCCGGTTCAGGAAGAAAGTCAGGTTCCGGAAGAGAGCCAAGAGCAGGGAGAGAGTCAGGAGCAGGGCCGGGAATATTCTGAAGAAATGGAGCGCAGACAACAGGGCGGCGGGGAAAAGAATGCAAAAGACTGGAGAGGAATCTTAAAGAGACGCTGGGCAGAAATAGCGCTGGCACTGGCAGTGTTGATGATCATCGCATACATAGGCAGGGATAAGGAGTTAGAAGGAAGAATTGCGGAATATGAGGAAGAGATCCAGGAGTTGCTCGAAGAAAATGAAGGACTGGAGGATCGGGTAAGCGAGTTGTCAGATGAGGTTTACGAATTAGAAAATGGCGCTGGAGTTCAGCTGGTAGAAATCAGAAATGCATTTGATGATCAAAAGTGGAGGGATGTGATCGAACTGGCGGAGGATTTGCATGATAATTATAATGGGTCAGAAGAAGATAAAGAAGCACAGGAGCTTGCAAAGCAAAGTCAGGCAAAAATAGATGAAGCGGAGGCGGCGGAGGAAGCTAAAAAGGCTCAGGGGTATGAAACAGGGATTACATATGATCAGCTTTCCAGAACACCTGATGATTTCAAGAGGGAACTCGTTAAATACAGCGGCAAGGTTGTTCAGGTAATGGAAGGAGACTATGCGATCAGTATAAGACTTGCTATAAATGACAATTCTGAAACCATCATATATGGTTATTATCAATCGGAAATTGTATCAAAAAGGATTTTGGAAGGCGACCATATAACTGTATACGGCCGTTTTCAAGGAATAGAAACCTATGAGTCAATAACTGGAAAACCGATAAGTTTACCAAAAATTTCTATCGATAAAATTGATCAGTAG
- a CDS encoding glucosaminidase domain-containing protein → MTKKRKLLILSLFLCLSTSLVFGTESNAEGTSGEQASAVSGMKDENAQRLKTVTGMDENGNVYEVDDSNGTFENGGNAQYFRSASNELVVNFNTKGNAVTNYTEAASGSAGYTNGAYGADGAYLGMENGKVKFMMSGVIGLVSASDVQVVKLSDTAVVSGYYISGGRLIHGIVGDMTTPGYASKLDNGAAPSYLKSGTTYYSYDGHYFYTNYGTMITDYQNNTRSHSVNANDPYYNYFQYLPLRSKTEYSAAQLSSVINGRLTSSSSKMKNTGTQFVNQQNTYGINALVMTGIAANESGWGTSSISQSNNNLFGLNAVDSSPGTSANKYSSVDECIRQFANGWMSRGYVYPKDSRYRGGFLGNKASGLNVKYASDPFWGEKAAGVMYSLDISGGSKDSGRYTIGIKDILYKSGSNLNVRNSNSTSSTVLYNTGIHSNYAVLLKESQASGSFYKIQSDAVLNSGRTAVSAGVGEYNFDNMYAFVSSDYITVVNKGSDMAAPKKLESISISTPPSRTVYTEGDEFDVSGITVKAKWSDNTESDVTNNVTYNAGALTKDMTSVTIQYTADGVTKTATQNITVKEKITVTTVSINPLSIDLKTGMSRTFGVAVAGTGSPAQTVTWSVEGAKNTDTKIDSTGKLQVSNEETADILTIKAVSTVDTSKSATATVNVIKEIVTNPDNADTGVTDEEELETDKPEVNNPDMDVTEEGQDKDSSQNQDNGFEGSTDKIVEVKDNTSGIVVSGALPEDAKLRVDIIGKEAENYAELTKLVNTNTILGAFDISLDRELIDGQIVQLSFTVNASYNGRDVVVLHYKESNGNTFVETYKATVKDNVVTIEVSSFSPYVIALDDAGANVADKENESDKSEGITEDELTTSQNSGSGLSGGSNNLQGSNNLQGSNNLPTVPSGAPVGSTEGTPYTAQNKNGNQTSGDNLRVDKKSVSEETNDKTAPSSGKIKISDKNSQNKVPETGDESQVVMWLLLLIFSFGFGVYNMRLSRIKK, encoded by the coding sequence TTGACGAAAAAACGAAAGTTGCTGATACTTTCGCTTTTCCTGTGCTTGAGTACATCACTTGTGTTCGGCACGGAAAGCAATGCAGAAGGAACGTCAGGGGAGCAGGCGTCTGCAGTATCGGGAATGAAAGATGAGAACGCACAGCGTCTCAAAACTGTTACCGGAATGGATGAAAACGGTAACGTTTATGAAGTGGACGATTCAAACGGAACATTTGAGAATGGCGGGAATGCACAGTATTTCAGGTCAGCGTCCAACGAACTTGTCGTTAACTTTAATACGAAGGGAAATGCAGTCACGAATTATACGGAGGCAGCATCCGGCAGCGCCGGCTATACGAACGGTGCTTATGGGGCTGACGGGGCATATCTCGGCATGGAGAACGGCAAGGTGAAATTTATGATGTCAGGTGTCATAGGGCTTGTCTCTGCCAGCGACGTACAGGTGGTGAAGCTTTCTGATACAGCGGTCGTCAGCGGTTATTACATATCCGGCGGAAGATTGATCCACGGAATCGTGGGTGATATGACGACACCGGGATATGCGTCGAAGCTGGACAACGGGGCGGCACCATCGTATCTAAAAAGCGGTACTACATATTACAGCTATGACGGACATTATTTTTACACGAATTATGGAACGATGATTACGGATTATCAGAATAATACGCGCTCCCATTCCGTAAATGCAAACGATCCATATTATAATTATTTCCAGTACCTGCCGCTCAGAAGCAAGACAGAGTACAGCGCAGCACAGCTTAGCAGCGTCATCAACGGCAGGCTCACTTCTTCATCATCCAAGATGAAGAATACTGGAACGCAGTTTGTGAATCAGCAGAATACATACGGTATAAATGCACTCGTTATGACCGGTATCGCGGCCAATGAAAGCGGCTGGGGGACAAGCTCGATCAGTCAGAGCAACAATAACTTGTTCGGGTTGAATGCGGTTGACAGCTCGCCCGGTACCAGCGCAAATAAATATTCCAGCGTGGATGAGTGCATCCGTCAGTTTGCCAACGGCTGGATGTCCAGGGGGTACGTGTATCCGAAGGACTCCAGGTACAGAGGCGGATTTCTTGGGAACAAGGCCAGCGGCCTGAATGTAAAGTATGCGTCAGATCCGTTCTGGGGCGAGAAGGCGGCAGGTGTCATGTATTCGCTGGATATATCCGGCGGAAGTAAGGATTCCGGCAGATATACGATAGGGATTAAGGATATATTATACAAAAGCGGCAGCAACCTGAATGTGAGAAACTCGAACAGTACCTCTTCAACTGTCCTGTATAATACAGGGATTCATTCCAATTATGCAGTGTTACTGAAGGAATCACAGGCGTCGGGTTCTTTTTACAAGATACAAAGTGATGCTGTGCTGAACTCAGGTAGAACTGCTGTGAGTGCAGGAGTCGGTGAATATAATTTTGACAATATGTATGCATTTGTATCGTCTGATTATATTACAGTCGTGAACAAGGGCAGTGATATGGCGGCGCCGAAGAAGCTGGAATCCATCAGCATAAGTACACCGCCTTCAAGGACCGTATATACGGAGGGAGACGAGTTCGACGTTTCTGGTATTACAGTTAAAGCAAAATGGAGTGACAATACGGAGTCTGATGTGACGAATAATGTAACATATAATGCAGGTGCGCTTACGAAAGATATGACGAGCGTAACAATCCAATATACTGCAGACGGAGTTACAAAGACAGCAACACAGAACATTACTGTTAAAGAAAAGATCACAGTAACTACAGTAAGTATAAATCCATTATCGATTGATCTGAAGACAGGAATGTCCAGAACGTTCGGTGTAGCTGTTGCAGGTACAGGGAGTCCGGCACAGACTGTTACCTGGAGTGTCGAAGGTGCAAAAAATACTGATACGAAGATTGATAGTACTGGAAAGCTCCAGGTTAGTAATGAGGAGACAGCTGATATTTTAACTATAAAGGCAGTATCTACTGTAGATACATCGAAATCTGCTACCGCCACTGTAAATGTGATTAAAGAAATTGTAACAAATCCAGATAATGCGGATACAGGAGTAACTGATGAAGAGGAACTCGAAACAGATAAACCTGAGGTGAATAACCCGGACATGGATGTTACGGAAGAAGGGCAAGATAAAGATTCTTCACAAAATCAGGATAATGGTTTTGAAGGTAGTACAGATAAGATAGTAGAGGTGAAAGATAACACAAGCGGCATTGTAGTTAGTGGGGCACTGCCTGAGGATGCGAAACTTAGGGTAGATATTATTGGTAAAGAGGCTGAGAATTATGCTGAACTAACAAAACTGGTGAATACAAATACTATTCTTGGGGCTTTTGACATCAGTCTTGACAGAGAGCTAATAGATGGCCAAATAGTTCAACTCAGTTTTACTGTCAATGCATCCTATAATGGAAGAGATGTAGTCGTACTCCATTATAAAGAATCAAATGGGAATACCTTTGTTGAAACATATAAGGCAACTGTGAAAGATAATGTAGTTACGATCGAAGTGAGCAGTTTCTCACCATATGTGATTGCGCTTGATGATGCTGGGGCAAATGTAGCGGATAAAGAGAACGAATCAGACAAGTCAGAAGGCATTACGGAAGATGAATTGACTACATCACAAAATAGCGGCAGTGGGCTGTCAGGCGGAAGTAATAATCTGCAGGGAAGTAATAATCTGCAGGGAAGTAATAATCTGCCTACGGTTCCGTCCGGTGCACCAGTTGGAAGCACAGAGGGAACTCCATACACGGCACAGAATAAAAACGGGAATCAAACATCTGGAGATAATTTAAGAGTCGATAAAAAATCAGTTTCGGAGGAAACAAATGATAAGACTGCACCGTCATCTGGAAAGATAAAAATATCAGATAAGAACAGCCAGAATAAAGTGCCAGAAACAGGGGATGAATCTCAGGTTGTAATGTGGCTGTTATTGTTGATCTTCTCATTTGGATTTGGTGTCTATAATATGAGATTAAGTAGGATCAAAAAGTGA
- a CDS encoding LCP family protein has protein sequence MEYREQLKIIKSHRCNGESGRKGKYHNKKKGKKAGVVFRIVWYIQAGASVFFLVAMLILGIIPLKYMFLLMVILLLLLLLTLVMQKKAYRRRKKRGAGKSICILTSVLHIFVGVYVLKANLALDKIAIGEESGNYTEEHSIDVTEKVFSVYISGIDVYGEISQNSRSDVNLIATVNPKSHKVLLTTTPRDYYVTIPGVSGENRDKLTHAGIYGIDTSIATLENLYDTVIPFYIRVNFTSVEEIVDVIGGVDVESKLAFTTSKDSGLVMDVKKGENHFNGKEALAFARERQNLASGDNQRGKNQQALLTGLIKKAMSPMILFRANSMINSVSGNTETNMSEKQIKSLIKMQLNDGKGWDVESVAAIGDDSGKQWCYSYSDGPLYVTIPDEKSVKQIKEKLRMLE, from the coding sequence ATGGAATATAGGGAACAGTTGAAAATAATAAAGTCTCATAGATGTAATGGAGAAAGTGGAAGAAAAGGGAAGTATCATAATAAGAAAAAGGGGAAGAAAGCGGGAGTGGTATTTAGGATTGTTTGGTATATACAAGCGGGTGCTTCTGTTTTTTTTCTTGTAGCAATGTTGATTTTAGGTATTATTCCTTTGAAATATATGTTTCTTTTAATGGTCATCTTACTTCTTTTGTTGCTATTAACACTTGTTATGCAAAAAAAAGCTTACAGAAGACGTAAAAAAAGAGGAGCAGGCAAAAGTATATGTATTCTGACCAGTGTATTGCATATTTTTGTGGGGGTCTATGTGTTAAAAGCCAATTTGGCTCTGGATAAAATTGCCATAGGTGAAGAGAGTGGAAACTATACAGAGGAGCATAGTATAGATGTAACAGAAAAGGTTTTTAGTGTGTATATAAGTGGAATAGATGTATATGGGGAAATTTCGCAAAACAGCCGCAGTGATGTTAATTTGATTGCAACAGTAAATCCAAAGTCACATAAAGTGCTGTTAACGACTACTCCTAGAGATTACTATGTTACAATTCCTGGTGTTTCGGGGGAAAATCGGGACAAACTTACACATGCAGGAATATATGGAATAGATACTTCTATAGCTACATTGGAAAATCTTTATGATACTGTAATTCCATTTTATATAAGGGTAAATTTTACATCTGTAGAAGAGATAGTTGATGTTATCGGAGGTGTAGATGTAGAATCAAAGCTGGCATTTACGACAAGTAAAGACTCTGGCTTGGTTATGGATGTGAAAAAAGGCGAAAATCATTTTAATGGAAAAGAGGCACTGGCTTTTGCAAGGGAGAGGCAGAATCTTGCTTCAGGGGATAATCAAAGAGGAAAGAATCAACAGGCACTTTTAACAGGTCTGATAAAGAAAGCAATGTCACCAATGATTTTATTTAGGGCAAATAGCATGATTAACAGTGTATCAGGAAATACAGAAACAAATATGTCTGAGAAACAGATAAAATCTTTAATTAAAATGCAGTTGAATGACGGAAAAGGGTGGGATGTAGAGTCCGTCGCAGCAATAGGTGATGATTCGGGGAAACAGTGGTGTTATTCATACAGTGATGGGCCGTTGTATGTAACGATTCCGGATGAGAAAAGTGTAAAACAAATTAAAGAAAAATTACGTATGTTGGAGTGA